The region AAACCTGTGGGATCGGGTTTACCCGGTGCGTCATCCATCGCCACAAGAGGGGGATTATTCAATCCTAAGCGAGTATTGAGGACATAATGGGCTGAACCATTGGTAGCACCACTAAAAAATCCCCAATAGTAACTACTTTCGTCTAATTTAGCAAAAAATTCCCGATTTACCAACAAAGGTTCTTGAGTAATATAACCATCCCATTGCTGAGGATTATCTAAATTTTCCCCTCGATAACGACGTTGGAAAAAATTTACCACTTCTTCATAGTTGATTTCTGGAGGTTTTTTATTTTGATTTTGATAGTATCTATATACTAATTCTTGAGAGCCTTCCCAGTCATTATTCCAAATTCCTTCGGCTTTAAGGTTGTCTATTTCTTCCATACTGGGGCGATGGGCGCCCTCCGTAAAATGTTCTACAGTATCCGCCAGCGCCCTTCGATAGGAGTTGGTAACGTCTCGAATCACCCCATCAATGTCAAATACAACGATTCCAGTCATGGCAGTTTGATTTAATCATAATTTACAGTTAACTATATTTTACTGCTACTCTGAATTGTTGCGACAAATACCATTACCACAACATCCAAACAAGGGTTTATGAAAAAGTAATCTTGTGAAGTATCGTTTATAAAGCTGAATTTTTTTTCTTCATATTCCCTTTCTATTTTCATTTCATAATAAACACAGGGTTCTTGTTTTAATTCTGATAGAATAGGTTTATTTACTGTTATTTTCCCCCATATTTTGACATAATCTCGCCAATCCCCCACCCCTATTTCTTGACTAATAGAGTTAGCTATATTGGTTAATTCAGCAACATTAGTTTTTCGAGCAGATTGTAAACTTAGTAATTCATTACTCTGATTTTGGCGAATAAAAAACAGAATAATACCGACAATTATCAAAATAATTCCTAACAACATTGATTTT is a window of Cyanobacterium sp. T60_A2020_053 DNA encoding:
- a CDS encoding TIGR01548 family HAD-type hydrolase produces the protein MTGIVVFDIDGVIRDVTNSYRRALADTVEHFTEGAHRPSMEEIDNLKAEGIWNNDWEGSQELVYRYYQNQNKKPPEINYEEVVNFFQRRYRGENLDNPQQWDGYITQEPLLVNREFFAKLDESSYYWGFFSGATNGSAHYVLNTRLGLNNPPLVAMDDAPGKPDPTGLFLVVQMIQTKYQLDSSLPIIYLGDTVADMMTVTKAKEIESQREITAIGVLPSHVKDNGIRQDNYTRQLQRGGALKVLSQVTDFL